In Saccharothrix violaceirubra, the following are encoded in one genomic region:
- the dhaM gene encoding dihydroxyacetone kinase phosphoryl donor subunit DhaM, which yields MISLVIVSHSRLLAEGVVELAAEMAPHVSITACGGLSGRLGTDFAAVSAAVGRASSGVVILYDLGSARMVAELAAEGASVPVVVVAAPVVEGAVAAAVAAESGASLPEVATAAAESVRWLT from the coding sequence ATGATCTCGTTGGTGATCGTGTCGCACAGTCGGCTGTTGGCCGAGGGCGTGGTGGAGTTGGCCGCAGAGATGGCTCCGCACGTGTCGATCACGGCGTGCGGTGGGCTGTCCGGTCGGTTGGGTACCGACTTCGCGGCGGTGTCGGCGGCGGTGGGGCGGGCGTCCTCGGGGGTGGTGATCCTCTACGACCTGGGCAGTGCGCGGATGGTCGCGGAGTTGGCGGCCGAAGGGGCTTCGGTGCCGGTGGTGGTCGTGGCCGCGCCTGTGGTGGAGGGTGCCGTGGCCGCCGCCGTGGCGGCCGAGAGCGGTGCCTCCTTGCCCGAGGTGGCCACCGCCGCCGCCGAGAGCGTCCGCTGGCTGACCTGA
- a CDS encoding GNAT family N-acetyltransferase, whose translation MTTDPTELRTERLVLRRVTDADVPAAIRIMGDPETNRYNPAGAPTPEEATAQVAEWQEHWRRDGIGYWSVTLRTTGDQVGFGGLRHHVQDGEQTLNLFYRFTPIHWGKGYAPEMAAAAIAWADTNTPDRPVVIITDVDNKPSQRVAEKLGFVHTADSITIDGPVLVWRRLSGGEPR comes from the coding sequence ATGACCACCGACCCGACGGAGCTGCGCACGGAACGCCTGGTGCTGCGCCGCGTGACGGACGCGGACGTCCCCGCGGCGATCAGGATCATGGGCGACCCGGAGACGAACCGGTACAACCCGGCGGGCGCTCCGACTCCCGAGGAGGCCACCGCCCAGGTGGCCGAGTGGCAGGAGCACTGGCGGCGCGACGGGATCGGCTACTGGTCGGTGACCCTGCGGACGACCGGCGACCAGGTCGGCTTCGGCGGCCTGCGCCACCACGTCCAGGACGGCGAACAGACCCTCAACCTCTTCTACCGCTTCACACCGATCCACTGGGGCAAGGGCTACGCCCCGGAAATGGCCGCGGCGGCCATCGCCTGGGCGGACACGAACACCCCCGACCGCCCGGTGGTGATCATCACCGACGTCGACAACAAACCGTCGCAACGGGTGGCGGAGAAACTCGGATTCGTCCACACGGCCGACTCGATCACGATCGACGGCCCGGTCCTGGTCTGGCGCCGCCTTTCCGGAGGGGAACCCCGGTAA
- a CDS encoding aldehyde dehydrogenase family protein, with amino-acid sequence MVDASRFASLDPRTGEVVGHHQVHDAADVRAAVEAARAAAVFWADLGFAGRKARLDAWRRLLVKRLGDLQTLISAETGKSADDARTESVLVVDHLHWAARNAEKVLRRRKVASGVLGHNHAATVEYRPLGVVGVIGPWNYPAFTPMGSAAYALAAGNAVVFKPSEFTPGVGEFLASAFAEVVPEFPVFTVVTGYGKTGASLCAAGVDKIAFTGSTATGRKVLAACASSLTPVLLECGGKDALIVAEDADVRAAARGAVWGGFFNSGQTCAGVERVYVADAVYDEFVREVTAAASRVRPGGDPDADFGPITMPGQVDVIRAHVTEALARGARAVVGGPESIRPPFVEPVVLVDVPDDAAAATEETFGPILVVRRVADVDEAVALANSSRYGLGAAVYSKARGEEIAARLRCGMVAVNGVLAYASVPGLPFGGVGDSGFGRIHGPDGLREFCYARSVTRRRFRPLLDVMTYDRGARTVRRLVRLIRVLRGR; translated from the coding sequence ATGGTCGATGCTTCCCGGTTCGCGTCCCTCGACCCGCGCACGGGCGAGGTCGTCGGCCACCACCAGGTCCACGACGCCGCCGACGTCCGTGCCGCCGTCGAGGCCGCCCGCGCGGCGGCGGTGTTCTGGGCCGACCTCGGGTTCGCCGGCCGCAAGGCCCGGCTCGACGCGTGGCGCCGGCTGCTGGTCAAGCGGCTCGGCGACCTCCAGACGTTGATCAGCGCCGAGACCGGGAAGTCTGCCGACGACGCGCGCACCGAGTCCGTGCTGGTCGTCGACCACCTGCACTGGGCGGCCCGCAACGCGGAGAAGGTGTTGCGGCGGCGCAAGGTCGCGTCCGGCGTGCTGGGGCACAACCACGCGGCGACCGTCGAGTACCGGCCGCTGGGTGTGGTCGGCGTGATCGGACCGTGGAACTACCCGGCGTTCACGCCCATGGGTTCGGCGGCGTACGCGCTCGCGGCGGGCAACGCGGTGGTGTTCAAACCCAGCGAGTTCACACCCGGCGTCGGTGAGTTCCTGGCGTCGGCGTTCGCCGAGGTCGTGCCCGAGTTCCCGGTGTTCACCGTCGTGACCGGGTACGGGAAGACCGGTGCGTCGCTGTGCGCGGCGGGCGTGGACAAGATCGCGTTCACCGGGTCGACCGCGACCGGGCGCAAGGTGCTCGCGGCGTGCGCCTCGTCGTTGACGCCCGTGCTGCTGGAGTGCGGCGGCAAGGACGCGTTGATCGTGGCCGAGGACGCGGATGTGCGCGCCGCCGCCCGGGGCGCGGTGTGGGGCGGGTTCTTCAACTCCGGGCAGACCTGCGCGGGCGTGGAACGGGTCTACGTCGCCGACGCGGTGTACGACGAGTTCGTGCGCGAGGTGACCGCCGCCGCGTCCAGGGTGCGTCCCGGCGGTGATCCCGACGCCGACTTCGGGCCGATCACCATGCCCGGTCAGGTGGACGTCATCCGGGCGCACGTGACCGAGGCGTTGGCGCGCGGCGCGCGGGCCGTCGTCGGCGGACCGGAGTCGATCCGGCCGCCGTTCGTCGAACCCGTCGTGCTGGTGGACGTGCCGGACGACGCGGCGGCGGCGACCGAGGAGACGTTCGGGCCGATCCTGGTGGTGCGCCGGGTCGCCGACGTCGACGAGGCCGTGGCGCTGGCGAACTCGTCGCGTTACGGCCTCGGCGCGGCCGTGTACTCGAAGGCCCGCGGCGAGGAGATCGCCGCCCGGCTGCGCTGCGGGATGGTGGCGGTGAACGGGGTCCTGGCGTACGCGTCGGTGCCCGGCCTGCCGTTCGGCGGTGTCGGCGACTCCGGGTTCGGGCGGATCCACGGGCCGGACGGGTTGCGCGAGTTCTGCTACGCGCGGTCGGTGACCCGGCGGCGGTTCCGGCCCTTGCTGGACGTGATGACCTACGACCGGGGTGCGCGGACCGTCCGCCGACTGGTGCGGCTGATCCGGGTGCTGCGCGGGCGCTGA
- a CDS encoding alpha/beta fold hydrolase — MGMPPVVLLHAFPLDSRMWDGVRAELDVITPDLRGSGREPDLDVLARDVVELIEPLGRVILGGCSMGGYVAMAVLRLAPERVAGLVLADTRAGADTDTARATRLAVARRVEAEGLEWLPDAVVPGLLGPEPSADVVAGVRGFVLDQDPVEVAWAQRAMAARRDSAEVLRGADVPALVLVGEHDGLAPPAVGRELAGSLPRSTYVELPGAGHLTPVEAPQAFAAAIRTWWDA, encoded by the coding sequence ATGGGAATGCCTCCGGTGGTGCTGTTGCACGCGTTTCCGCTCGACTCGCGGATGTGGGACGGGGTGCGGGCCGAACTCGACGTCATCACGCCTGACCTGCGCGGATCAGGTCGGGAGCCCGATCTCGACGTGCTGGCGCGGGACGTGGTGGAGCTGATCGAGCCACTCGGTCGGGTGATTCTCGGCGGGTGTTCGATGGGCGGGTACGTCGCCATGGCCGTGCTGCGGCTCGCGCCGGAGCGGGTGGCCGGGTTGGTCCTCGCCGACACGCGGGCGGGTGCGGACACCGACACGGCCCGCGCCACCCGGCTCGCGGTCGCGCGGCGGGTGGAGGCCGAGGGGCTGGAGTGGCTGCCGGACGCGGTCGTGCCCGGACTGCTCGGACCCGAGCCGTCCGCCGACGTGGTGGCCGGGGTGCGCGGGTTCGTGCTCGACCAGGACCCGGTCGAGGTGGCGTGGGCGCAGCGGGCCATGGCCGCCCGACGCGATTCGGCCGAGGTGCTGCGCGGCGCGGACGTGCCCGCGCTCGTCCTCGTCGGCGAGCACGACGGCCTCGCGCCGCCCGCGGTGGGGCGGGAGTTGGCCGGGTCGCTGCCGCGGTCGACCTACGTCGAACTGCCCGGCGCCGGACACCTCACGCCGGTGGAGGCGCCGCAGGCGTTCGCCGCCGCGATCCGGACCTGGTGGGACGCCTGA
- a CDS encoding DUF3558 family protein — protein sequence MRRLVIPFLVAALAVVGGCSYKVNGAPVSTAPLEVEPPFGGEDPSSTEETDPSSTDSPDPSGSAEPSAVGDVCSLIGWKDLPYDVPDKNAKPTDTGYDSSFDQSCKWQTHVDDLDVGVTLRFRESRTITLKDATGEVEVGGRKVAYSDRTTDTEVQPSCVLAMDYAGGGIGIIVIDGSARFGAICDQGKRVAELLLGKEPA from the coding sequence ATGCGACGTCTGGTGATCCCGTTCCTGGTGGCGGCCCTCGCGGTGGTCGGCGGGTGCTCGTACAAGGTCAACGGCGCGCCGGTGTCGACGGCGCCCCTGGAGGTCGAGCCGCCGTTCGGGGGCGAGGATCCGTCCTCGACCGAGGAGACGGACCCGTCGTCCACGGATTCGCCCGACCCGTCCGGTTCCGCCGAGCCGTCGGCGGTGGGCGACGTGTGTTCGCTGATCGGGTGGAAGGACCTGCCCTACGACGTGCCCGACAAGAACGCCAAGCCCACCGACACCGGGTACGACTCGTCGTTCGACCAGTCGTGCAAGTGGCAGACGCACGTGGACGACCTGGACGTCGGCGTGACCCTGCGGTTCCGGGAGAGCCGCACCATCACGCTCAAGGACGCGACCGGCGAGGTCGAGGTCGGCGGGCGCAAGGTCGCCTACAGCGATCGCACGACGGACACCGAGGTGCAGCCGTCGTGCGTGCTGGCGATGGACTACGCGGGTGGCGGGATCGGGATCATCGTGATCGACGGGTCGGCCCGGTTCGGTGCGATCTGCGACCAGGGCAAGAGGGTGGCCGAGCTGTTGCTGGGCAAGGAGCCTGCCTGA
- the dhaL gene encoding dihydroxyacetone kinase subunit DhaL: MECRAAVLAVAAVVAAHRDELVELDRVIGDGDHGENLRRGFAAAVSTVDGSGPVLRQVATLLISKVGGAAGPLYGTGFLRAAGAVEGRPLDGFVVASALAAALEGVVALGKAAVGDKTMVDALAPAVAAAESAAASGGSVAAVLEAAAVAAAEGAASTVPLVARKGRAAYLGARSAGHLDPGARSTALVLRAFADAAR, encoded by the coding sequence ATGGAGTGCCGGGCGGCGGTTCTGGCGGTGGCGGCCGTGGTCGCGGCGCACCGCGACGAGCTGGTGGAGCTGGACCGCGTGATCGGCGACGGTGACCACGGGGAGAACCTCCGGCGGGGATTCGCCGCCGCTGTGTCCACTGTGGATGGTTCCGGGCCGGTGCTGAGGCAGGTGGCCACGCTGTTGATCTCCAAGGTCGGGGGTGCGGCGGGGCCCTTGTACGGCACGGGGTTCCTGCGTGCGGCCGGTGCGGTGGAGGGGCGGCCGTTGGACGGGTTCGTGGTGGCCTCGGCGTTGGCTGCCGCGTTGGAGGGTGTCGTGGCTTTGGGCAAGGCCGCGGTGGGGGACAAGACGATGGTGGACGCGCTTGCTCCGGCTGTTGCCGCCGCCGAGTCCGCGGCGGCCAGTGGGGGGTCGGTCGCCGCGGTGTTGGAGGCGGCGGCCGTGGCGGCGGCGGAAGGGGCGGCTTCGACCGTGCCTTTGGTGGCGCGTAAGGGGCGTGCGGCCTACTTGGGGGCGCGGAGCGCGGGCCACCTCGATCCGGGGGCGCGGTCGACGGCGTTGGTGCTGCGGGCTTTCGCGGACGCGGCCCGATGA
- a CDS encoding dihydroxyacetone kinase subunit DhaK, whose translation MKKIINEPATVVVDALRGFEVAHADLVRVSYDPVFVVRADAPVRGKVALVSGGGSGHEPLHIGFVGPGMLDAAVPGEVFTSPTPDQIVAAVRAVGGGAGVLLIVKNYTGDVLNFELAAEMALAEGIEVRTLVVADDVVAQRGVAGTLVVEKILGAAAAGGADLETCLEIGRHVASHAFSIGVALEAGTVPHVGSPGFVLGPAEVEYGVGIHGEPGHERQELRPARALVEGMASEVAVQLPVGRGDRVLVLTNGMGGTPPVELYLAHGIAERSLVEHWGVVVERRLVGSFVTSLEMRGLSITVVVLDGARIFLPEERSRLARLVEWWDAPVRTAALRWGM comes from the coding sequence ATGAAGAAGATCATCAACGAGCCGGCGACCGTGGTCGTCGACGCGTTGCGCGGGTTCGAGGTCGCGCACGCCGATCTGGTGCGTGTGTCGTACGACCCGGTGTTCGTGGTGCGGGCCGACGCGCCGGTGCGGGGCAAGGTCGCGCTCGTGTCCGGCGGCGGATCGGGGCACGAGCCGCTGCACATCGGGTTCGTGGGGCCGGGGATGTTGGACGCCGCCGTGCCCGGCGAGGTGTTCACCTCGCCCACACCCGACCAGATCGTGGCGGCTGTGCGGGCGGTCGGCGGTGGCGCGGGTGTGCTGCTGATCGTGAAGAACTACACCGGGGACGTGCTCAACTTCGAGTTGGCGGCCGAGATGGCTCTTGCCGAGGGGATCGAGGTGCGGACCCTGGTCGTGGCCGACGACGTCGTGGCGCAGCGCGGGGTGGCCGGGACCCTGGTCGTCGAGAAGATCCTCGGCGCGGCGGCGGCCGGTGGCGCGGACCTGGAGACCTGTCTGGAGATCGGCCGGCATGTGGCTTCGCACGCGTTCTCGATCGGCGTGGCGCTGGAGGCCGGGACCGTGCCGCACGTCGGCTCGCCGGGTTTCGTGCTCGGGCCCGCGGAGGTCGAGTACGGCGTCGGCATCCACGGCGAGCCGGGGCATGAGCGGCAGGAGCTGCGACCCGCTCGGGCGTTGGTGGAGGGGATGGCGTCCGAGGTGGCGGTCCAACTGCCGGTGGGTCGGGGCGACCGGGTGCTCGTGCTGACCAACGGGATGGGCGGGACGCCGCCGGTGGAGCTGTACCTGGCGCACGGGATCGCCGAGCGGTCGTTGGTCGAGCACTGGGGTGTGGTGGTGGAGCGGCGGCTGGTCGGGTCGTTCGTGACCAGTCTGGAGATGCGAGGGCTGAGCATCACGGTGGTGGTGCTGGACGGTGCGCGGATCTTCCTGCCGGAGGAGCGGTCGCGGCTGGCCCGGTTGGTCGAGTGGTGGGACGCGCCGGTGCGCACGGCGGCGTTGCGCTGGGGGATGTGA
- a CDS encoding FmdB family zinc ribbon protein: MPTYEFRCKTCGSTFDVNRPLAESSAPASCPEGHDDTVKLLSMAGLAGKTTGGGQGGGGCCGGGCCG, translated from the coding sequence GTGCCGACCTACGAGTTCCGCTGCAAGACGTGTGGTTCGACGTTCGACGTGAACCGTCCCCTCGCCGAGTCCTCGGCGCCCGCGTCCTGCCCCGAGGGCCATGACGACACCGTGAAGCTGCTGTCGATGGCCGGTCTCGCCGGCAAGACGACGGGCGGCGGACAGGGCGGTGGCGGGTGCTGCGGCGGCGGGTGCTGCGGCTGA